The DNA sequence ATTGCACTCTGCGCCAACATAGCCTGCGTATTGCTACCTCACTATGATGTGATAGTGATGCTAAGGCCTATCGCCGGCATAGGAGTAGGTTTAGTGATGGCCTGCGGCAATGCTACGGTTTCACACTCCAGTAATCCAGAGCGATTTGCCGCTCATATGACAGTGCTGAGTGTCGCCTTAATGATAGTGGTTATGCTTATTTTTTCCCGAATTAGTGATGCTTGGGGGTTGCCGGGAATATACGCGGCTATCTCTGTGATTATTCTTATCATGTCGCTACTGCTCACTCATATGCCCAGCCATGCGGTACAAGAACCATTACAAGACGATGGTAAAGCCAGTGGTGATAGTAATATAAAAGGCATTATGTCTTTCACCAGCCTATTAATGCTAGCTACCTTTTTAGTGTTCTCATTGCGCGACACTATGGCCTGGGCATTTTTAGAACGTATAGGCTCAGAGGTAGGTTACTCGGTAGAAGAAGTGGGTAATGTTTTATCTGCGCAAGCGTTTGTCGGTATTTTCGGCCCTATTATTGCTTCTATAGTCGGTTCGCGCTTTGGCATAAAACTGCCCTTAGCCATAGGCATACTGGTTAGCGGCACGGTTACCTATATCGTCAGCCAGTCCTCGCACTCACAATTCATTTATACCGCTGCAGTAATGTTTATGCCCGGTAGTTATTTTTTCACTCTAGCTTACTTAACAGCACTCGCTGCCGAGCTAGACGTAAAAGGTCGCGTGGTGGCGGCATCCGGTAGCGCGCTTATGGCGGGCATAGCCATAGGCCCTATTCTTGGCGGTACTTTAATTGATATAAGTGGCAACTACAGCTTAGTAGGCTGGGCAACGTTGGGCTGCATCATACTTACCAGCCTGTTTGTTATACCGCCGCTATTATCTGTAACCAAAAAAACGACCACTTAAAGTTATCAACCCTGCTCGACACCAATAAAAAATTAGACCAAGCAATACGCAAAAACTATTACCACAGAAAATAGAGCCACCGCAAATAGAGATTAATGTATGACTGACAAAACCACAGCTTACTGGACCCACTTAGCCGACAACTTACAAGCAGAAACACGGCTATTTATTGACGGCCAATTTTGTAATGCTATCAACGGCGCGACATTCGAAACAATCAACCCGGCCAATGGCAATATTATTGCCGAGGTCGCTAGCGGTGATGAAGCTGATATTAATAAAGCCGTAGCGAGTGCCAAAGCCGCATTTAAATCTGGCGTCTGGTCAACCATGGCACCTCGTGATCGCATGGACATTATGGAACGCTTTGCCAGCTTAGTGGATCAACACAACGATGCCTTTGCCCTACTTGACAGTTTAGACATGGGTAAAACCATTAGCGAAACCAGCACCATTGATATCCCCTTTGCCGCCCATACCATTAAATACTTTGCCGAAACTATCGACAAAATTGAAGGCAAGGTCACCAATACAGAACACAGCGCACTGCACTATGTGCGCCGCCAAGCACTGGGGGTAGTAGGCTGTATCACGCCATGGAATTACCCCACCATGATGGCCTGCTGGAAAACCGCACCGGCACTGGCAGCGGGTAACTCCGTTGTGCTTAAGCCTGCCGAGCAATCGCCATTAAGCGCCCTGCTATTGGCCAAGTTATTTGTCGAGGCAGGAGGCCCGCCCGGCGTATTTAATGTCGTCAACGGCCCAGGCGAAATTGCCGGCAAGGCTTTGGCCTTACATCACGACGTAGCAAAAATTGCTTTTACCGGCTCTAACGAGGTAGGCAAGCTGATGATGATTTACGCGGGGCAATCGAATATGAAACAAGTGGCCGCTGAAACTGGCGGCAAATCCCCCCATATTTTTATGCCCGACCTAGCCTGTATGGATACCGCAGTAGAATATGCCGTTAATGCTATTTACGCGAACCAGGGTGAAGTTTGCAGCGCTGGCTCACGCCTATTAGTGCATCAAGATATACACGATGAGTTTGTAGAAAAATTTGTTAGCCGTGCAAAACAAAGCTATTGCATAGGCAACCCATTAGATCCTGCCACCACTATGGGGCCTTTAGTTGATAAAAAACAGCAACAGCGTGTGCAAGCCTATATCAGTGCTGGGCTGGCACTGGGCTGTAATATGCCATTAGGCAATGCAGTGCCGGAGAGTTTATCCGCAGGTAACTATGTACAACCCACACTGTTCACCGGTGTTACTAATGATATGACTATAGCTAGGGAAGAAATTTTCGGTCCCGTCGCCTGTATCATTCCCTTTGCAACGGCCAGCGAAGCGGTAGAACTAGCCAATGATACTGACTACGGCCTAGCCGCAGGTATATGGAGCGCCGACCTAAATACCGCCAACATTATGGCCAGAGACATAGACGCAGGCATCGTTTGGGTGAATTGCTACGACCATGGTGACATGACGCAGCCATGGGGTGGTTTCAAACAATCAGGGCACGGCCGTGATAAGTGTTTTGATTCGGTATTACAAAATATGCAAAGTAAATCTGTGTGGCTTAACTTAGCGTGACACACCGCAATGCTAAAAAATAAACGCCCTTAAAAAGGAAACAAAAATGAAAATTCTAATGAAATTTGCAGGCCTTGTGCTCTTGCTTAGCGGCCATTTTAGCTACGCCCTTAGCGACATCAATACTGAACAGGAGGTAACACAGTGGTATCAGTCTTATGCCGACCATTGGAAAAACGCGAAAGTAGATGTTAGCAAAGTCAGCCACTATTACGCCTCACCTTATTACTATCTAAGCACGGAAGGACCTTTGGTTGACAACACCGAAACTATGAAAGCGTCACTACAAAGTTATGCTGACAATTGGCAAAAAGATGGCTGGAGTGGCGCAAAACTATTAAGCCTACGCGTAGATATGCTCAATAAAAGTAGCGCTATGATTTTTACGGTATGGGACATTTATCGCCAAGATGGTAGCTCTGTCATTAACTGCCCACAGGCCCCGTTTACTTACCTAGCAGCAAAGACCGAAAATGGCTGGAAATTAACCCTAGAAATTGAAAACGCCTGCCCCAATTAGGTCATTGACAAATAACTAGTAAAAAACATTAATAGCTCATAAACAGTACCAAATAATTTACCAGATGATTTCATATGAAATTCTAATACGTTAGTATAAAACTGTCTGTGCATTTAGGATTAAACATGAAGAACACAACAGAAGACGGGCTTAGCGCCTGCGAAGAACGCTACCAACAGCTAGACGAGAAGTATTCCACACTATTAGAAATGACCAAGGCCTCCACCACGCCAACCTGGTGCATAGAGTTTGTAGAGCCGGTTAATTTAAATACCTCGGCCGATGAAATTGTTCGTCAAGTTTTTCAAAATGAATGCTATTGGTCTATGTGTAATATAGCCATGGCCAGCCTTTATAACCTACCAGACAATCTCGACTTTAATAAACAGCCCGTTAACCTCTACTTCCCTCACTCCGCTGAGAACGAGGCCTTTGTTTTAGAGCTCATTGATAACGACTTTAGTGTGGACCGCGCCATATCACTAGACACCAGCCACGATGGCAGTTTGGTTTATATAGAAAACACCGTACGCGCCAAAAAAGAAGGCGGCTTTATGCAGCGTATGTGGGGTACCGCCAGAGACATTACCGAAGACAAGCGTAAACATGACCGCTTAGTAAGAAGCGAGCATGAAATGCGCGGCGTACTAAGCTCAGTGCCTGATATTATTTTAGTGGTTGACCCTACAGCGGTACTGCTAGGTGCCAACCCCTCTTTTGAAAGCCGCTTGGGCTGGCCGGTAGATGATTGGCTGGGGCGTGACATCTCAGAACTACTAGACATCAAGAAGCCATTAGAGGCACTACGCAATATTGGCAGCAGCGAACCTGCACACTTTAGCTTGACGGTAAAACTCGCCGATAAGAGCACCCTAGCGTTTGATATATTGCTAACCGCGGTGCTAGACGAGATACACAGCAACCGCTACGTTGCCGTTATGCGAGCCCTCTAGCAGCGGCCTATTGATAGCTATACGCTAGCGCCGCTTAGTCACCGCTGCGACAATACGACGCAAGCCTAGCGCAGTATATTGCGATATACTGCCGGCCACTAGCGTAGCCATCTCTATAGCAAAGCTCACTTCATGCCTAACCTGCAGCCATCACTCTCGCTCACCGCCTCTGCCGCTAATTTACAGCGCCTGAATATTATTCGCCTTATCGTGTTAGCGGGTATAGCGGCAGCGCTGGCCTATCTACAGCTGCAACAAGCGCAAGATATTAGCCTATACACCACTCACAGTATTATTGCCTCGCTGTACGCGTTGGTAGCATGGGCCACCGTGTTACGCTTGCGTCAGGCTTGGCCGGTAACCGATGGTGAATATTTTTTACACCTGCTGGCTGACGTCAGTATTATTGCTGGCCTGCTGTATATTAGCGGCGGCGCAAGCAACCCCTTTGTGTCGTATTTTTTGGTGCCACTGAGTATCTCCGCCGCTATCTTGCCTTGGCGCTACACTTGGATTATTGCCGGCTGCTCACTCGTAGCTTACAGCCTAATGTTATTTTATTTTGAGCCACTACCCACTAGCGTTATTGACCACAGCCGCCACGGTAGCAGCAGTTTTAACCAGCACATTTTAGGCATGTGGTTTAACTTCTGTTTAAGCGCCGCGGTGATTACCTACTTCGTGGTAAAAATGGCTAACACCTTAAGGCAAAGGGAAAACCAGTGGGCGAAAGAACGCGAAGACACGTTAAGAGATGAACAAATATTGGCGGTAGCCACCTTAGCCGCAGGTACCGCCCATGAGCTGGGCACACCGCTCTCCACCATGACCGTATTATTAGACGAAATAAAAGCTGAGCACAGTAACAACAAACCACTACAGCAAGATTTAAATCTATTACAGCAACAACTAAGCCGTTGTAATCTTATTTTAAAAAATCTGGTTAATACCGCTGAAAGCCACAGCCACAAACAACAAGAAACTGTCAAACTCAGTGACTATATAACGCAGCTACTGGATCACTGGCAGCTGATACGCCCCAATGTGCAACTCAGTTATAACTGTAATGATGCGCCATCCCCCATTATTCAAGCAGATACCACACTGGAGCAGGCCATATTAAACCTGCTCAACAATGCGGCGGATGCCAGCAGCGATACCGTTGAGATTACTTTAAGCTGGAACCCTAACAACTACACCGTCAGCATACGCGACCACGGCCCCGGCATATCCCCAGACATTGCCGAGCAAATGGGCCAGCCGTTTATTAGCACCAAAGGCCGCGGCCTAGGCTTAGGTTTATTTTTAAGCCACGCTACGGTGCAACGCTATGGCGGCAGTATAGAATTGCATAATCACCCCCAGGGCGGCACCGTTGCAGAGCTGACTATCCCCCTTGCCAATAGTGAGTTGCTCTCGTGAATATACCGCAGGCGCTGAGTATTTTATTAGTCGATGACGACTCGCAATTTACCGCGGTGATGAGCCGCGCTTTTCAACGTCGCGGCTATGACGTTAGCATTGCTAACAACAGCGCTGAAGCGCTAGCGGCAATTGCACAGCAGCATTTTCAGCGCGCCATAGTCGATTTAAAAATAGCTAAAGAATCGGGCCTACAACTCATTCCACAACTTATTGCAGCTCAGGCCGACATAGCTATCGTCATGCTAACCGGCTACTCCAGCATAGTCACCGCCGTAGAAGCGGTAAAACTGGGCGCCCTCAACTACCTATGCAAACCCGCCAACCTAGAGGATATTTTAAAAGCCTTTGGCGACAGCGAAGACCCAGCCGACATACCCGAACAACCCCATTCCATAGACCGGTTGGAATGGGAGCACATACAAAAAGTACTGCATGAAAATAACAACAACGTCTCCGCCACCGCCAGAGCTTTAAACATGCATAGGCGTACGTTGCAGAGGAAATTACAAAAGAAACCTGTTAAGCGCTAGCGCGCAGCTGCAAGCTGCAAGCTGCAAGCTGCAAGCTGCAAAAAATTATTTCATCAGCCACAAAAAAGCCAAGCATAACGCTTGGCTTTTTTTATTTTTACTTGCAGCTTACAAGTTAGCGCTTGCCGCTAATCGCAAAGCGATTATCACAAAATATCCCTACCCTTATCGGCCGCTATACGTAAACGCAATGCGTTTAGCTTGATAAAGCCTTCGGCGTCTTTTTGATCGTAGGCACCGGCATCGTCTTCGAAGGTGGCAATTTTTTCGTCGAATAAGCTATCGGGTGAGCGACGGCCTACTACGCTAACCGCACCTTTGTACAACTTAACGCGCACATCACCGTTAACCACTTTTTGCGATTCGTCTATGGCAACCTGTAGCATTTTACGCTCTGGGCTCCACCAGTAACCGTTATAAAGCAACTTGGCGTAGCGAGGCATTAACTCATCTTTTAAGTGGGCCGCTTCTCTATCTAGGGTGATAGATTCTATGCCGCGATGGGCCTTCATCATAATGGTGCCGGCAGGTGTTTCGTAACAGCCGCGTGATTTCATACCTACGTAGCGGTTTTCAACGATATCTAAACGGCCTATGCCGTTTTCGCCGCCCACTTTGTTTAAGTATTCCATCACCGTGGCGGGGCTCATGGCCTCACCGTTAATAGCGGTGATATCGCCTTTTTCATAACTGATTTCTAAATAGGTAGGCTTATCGGGCGCCTGCTCTGGCGCTACAGTCCAACGCCACATGTCTGGGTCTTCCGCTTCCCACCATGGGTCTTCCAAGTTGCCGCCTTCGTAAGAGATATGCAGCAGGTTGGCATCCATAGAGTAAGGTGATTTCTTTTTCGCGTTGGCGTAATCAACGGGAATATCGTGATCTTTACAATAGGCCATCAAGCTTTCGCGCGAGCTTAAATCCCATTCGCGCCAAGGCGCAATAATATGTATGCCAGGCTTAAGGGCATAGGCCCCCAACTCAAAACGCACTTGGTCGTTACCTTTACCGGTAGCGCCGTGAGAGATGGCGGTAGCGCCGGTTTCGTTGGCGATTTCAATTAGGCGCTTGGCGATTAGCGGGCGCGCTATAGAAGTACCTAACAGGTACTCACCTTCGTATATAGCATTGGCTCTAAACATGGGGAATACGAAATCGCGGGCAAATTCTTCGCGCAGGTCGTCTATATAAATTTCTTTAACACCCATGGCCTTGGCTTTAGCGCGGGCGGGCTCTACTTCTTCACCTTGACCTATATCGGCAGTAAAGGTCACCACTTCGCAGTTGTAAGTCTCTTGTAGCCACCTAACAATTACCGATGTATCTAAGCCGCCTGAGTAGGCCAGCACCACTTTTTTAATATCTGACATGTCAATCTCCACGCCTTTTGGGCCAGACACAGTGTTCACTGCGCATGGCTAAGAGTAAATTGGGGCAAGTTTTGCGAGGGCGTATTCTACTGGGGATTGACGCTAAAGGCCATGCCTAGCAAGGGGCTTTTACAGCCTGCTACGCTAGGCGGTTACAGTGCACTGCGCTCTAGCCGTATGGTTACACGACGGTTCAGCTCACGGGATTTAGCATTTTTATTTCTAGCCATGGGATAGCGCTCGCCATGATAACGGGTGGTGATTAAGCTTTCGTCTATGCCCTGGGTCACCAAATACCGGGTCACCGCCTCGGCACGTTTTTTCGACAAATCCAAATTCGCTAAGCGCCTACCCATATCATCGGTATGGCCATCCACATAAAACCCCGTCACCGAAGGGTCGGCCCTAACATAGTGCACAATAGTATCTAGACGCTTAATAGAATCGGAGGTCAACTCCCAGCGAGCCGTGTCAAAACGCAGCCGCGATTTGGCGATTTGATCGAAATTAACCGGTAAGAGGCCAGCCAAACACTGCCTATATTCTTGGTAGGATTTGCGGAAATTAATCGACGACAGGCCTATATGCACCCGTTCGGTATCGCTATACCAGGCCTGACGCGTAAACATCGGGGTCATACCCTTTTCCAACTCGGTCAATAACTGATTGGCTTGGATGGATTGTAAGAGTACTGGCCGATTACTGTCATTAACCGGCACATAACCCAGTTTCTGGCTGGGGCGGGTTCCATCCCACACGGGCGGGCTGGATACCAATAAGGCCTTGCCGGTTTTCATCGCTTTGCGGCTAGGGGCTAAAAAGAACTTTTGCTTTTCACCGGCTCTATACTGAAACACCGCATCACCGTACACGGGTATAGGCTGCCACATACGGCATTCAAAGGGCGATAACTCCAAATTCCACTCGGCACTACTCATGGGCGCAGCGTACTTCACCGCCCAGCCCGCGCTGCTGGCCACTAGCAGTAACGCAGCCACTGGTAACAATGTCGAAAGGTATTTCTTAAGCAACACGGTCTATCTCCAACTCACTCACCCCGATAAGCTTAGCTATTTATAGGCCTGAATCTACACGCCAGGCCCACCATTAAGGTTAATATCGACCAAAATACGGTTTTCTTTACCTCCAACTTAGCCATTTCTTTAATCAAGGCCGCTATTCCGGTAGCATTCGCGCATTGATGCAATAAGGCCCACACCATGACCACCCTAGAAATAACCCGCCCCGATGACTGGCACGTACACCTGCGCGACGGCGATGCCCTAGCCGACACTGCCCCCGCCATGGCGCGCTACTTTGGCCGCGCCATTATTATGCCCAACCTAGTACCGCCGGTAATGAACGCCCAGCAAGCCGACGACTACAAAGCCCGTATTAATGCCGCCCAAGCCGATAGCCCCAGGCAGTTTGAGCCGCTGATGGTGCTATACCTCACCGACAACACCAGCGCCGACGATATACGCGCCGCTAAACTAGCCGGCATTGTGGCCTGCAAGCTCTACCCTGCGGGCGCCACCACCAACTCCGACTCCGGCGTTACCGACATCAAAAAGCTCTACCCGGTACTGCAAGCCATGCAAGAGCAAGGCGTATTGCTACTGGTGCACGGCGAAGTCACCGACCAACACATAGACATATTCGACCGCGAACAAGCCTTTATAGACAGCATACTCAAGCCCTTAGTTGACGACTTCCCGCAACTGAAGGTCGTGTTAGAGCACATCACCACCCAAGACGCAGTAGAATTTGTTAGCAATAGCCAGGGCAATGTCGCCGCCACCATTACCGCCCACCACCTACTGTATAACCGCAACCACATGCTGGCAGGCGGCATACGCCCCCACTATTACTGCCTGCCTATATTAAAGCGCAATAGTCATCAGCAAGCGCTAATCGCAGCTGCCACCAGCGGCAACCCGCGCTTTTTTCTAGGCACCGACTCCGCCCCACACATCCTAGGCAATAAAGAAAGCAACTGTGGCTGCGCCGGATGCTACACTGCCTACGCGGCAATAGAGCTTTATGCCGAGGCCTTTGAGCAAGCCGGGGCGCTAGCTAAGCTAGAAGCCTTCGCCAGCCACTTTGGCCCCGACTTTTATGGCCTGGCGCGTAATAGCGATACCATCACGCTAAACAAAACGCCCTGGCAGGTGCCCGCCCAGTTCAATTTAGGCGGCCAGCCGCTCATCCCCCTACGTGCGGGCGAAACCCTGCACTGGCAAGTTGAACCCAAACTCGCCTAACAAGTTACTCAATAAACGCGCCCAACAACC is a window from the Dasania marina DSM 21967 genome containing:
- a CDS encoding MFS transporter, with the translated sequence MTNVNTQKNTNSISHLLPDNWGLLLAAFAAAYGIGLIALFSLPFLIGAAMTSLSISAVQAAFLGTAEFLGVMAASMCIAPFMDRVNRKKVAYSGVFIALCANIACVLLPHYDVIVMLRPIAGIGVGLVMACGNATVSHSSNPERFAAHMTVLSVALMIVVMLIFSRISDAWGLPGIYAAISVIILIMSLLLTHMPSHAVQEPLQDDGKASGDSNIKGIMSFTSLLMLATFLVFSLRDTMAWAFLERIGSEVGYSVEEVGNVLSAQAFVGIFGPIIASIVGSRFGIKLPLAIGILVSGTVTYIVSQSSHSQFIYTAAVMFMPGSYFFTLAYLTALAAELDVKGRVVAASGSALMAGIAIGPILGGTLIDISGNYSLVGWATLGCIILTSLFVIPPLLSVTKKTTT
- a CDS encoding aldehyde dehydrogenase family protein translates to MTDKTTAYWTHLADNLQAETRLFIDGQFCNAINGATFETINPANGNIIAEVASGDEADINKAVASAKAAFKSGVWSTMAPRDRMDIMERFASLVDQHNDAFALLDSLDMGKTISETSTIDIPFAAHTIKYFAETIDKIEGKVTNTEHSALHYVRRQALGVVGCITPWNYPTMMACWKTAPALAAGNSVVLKPAEQSPLSALLLAKLFVEAGGPPGVFNVVNGPGEIAGKALALHHDVAKIAFTGSNEVGKLMMIYAGQSNMKQVAAETGGKSPHIFMPDLACMDTAVEYAVNAIYANQGEVCSAGSRLLVHQDIHDEFVEKFVSRAKQSYCIGNPLDPATTMGPLVDKKQQQRVQAYISAGLALGCNMPLGNAVPESLSAGNYVQPTLFTGVTNDMTIAREEIFGPVACIIPFATASEAVELANDTDYGLAAGIWSADLNTANIMARDIDAGIVWVNCYDHGDMTQPWGGFKQSGHGRDKCFDSVLQNMQSKSVWLNLA
- a CDS encoding PAS domain-containing protein, translating into MKNTTEDGLSACEERYQQLDEKYSTLLEMTKASTTPTWCIEFVEPVNLNTSADEIVRQVFQNECYWSMCNIAMASLYNLPDNLDFNKQPVNLYFPHSAENEAFVLELIDNDFSVDRAISLDTSHDGSLVYIENTVRAKKEGGFMQRMWGTARDITEDKRKHDRLVRSEHEMRGVLSSVPDIILVVDPTAVLLGANPSFESRLGWPVDDWLGRDISELLDIKKPLEALRNIGSSEPAHFSLTVKLADKSTLAFDILLTAVLDEIHSNRYVAVMRAL
- a CDS encoding ATP-binding protein; its protein translation is MPNLQPSLSLTASAANLQRLNIIRLIVLAGIAAALAYLQLQQAQDISLYTTHSIIASLYALVAWATVLRLRQAWPVTDGEYFLHLLADVSIIAGLLYISGGASNPFVSYFLVPLSISAAILPWRYTWIIAGCSLVAYSLMLFYFEPLPTSVIDHSRHGSSSFNQHILGMWFNFCLSAAVITYFVVKMANTLRQRENQWAKEREDTLRDEQILAVATLAAGTAHELGTPLSTMTVLLDEIKAEHSNNKPLQQDLNLLQQQLSRCNLILKNLVNTAESHSHKQQETVKLSDYITQLLDHWQLIRPNVQLSYNCNDAPSPIIQADTTLEQAILNLLNNAADASSDTVEITLSWNPNNYTVSIRDHGPGISPDIAEQMGQPFISTKGRGLGLGLFLSHATVQRYGGSIELHNHPQGGTVAELTIPLANSELLS
- a CDS encoding response regulator transcription factor produces the protein MNIPQALSILLVDDDSQFTAVMSRAFQRRGYDVSIANNSAEALAAIAQQHFQRAIVDLKIAKESGLQLIPQLIAAQADIAIVMLTGYSSIVTAVEAVKLGALNYLCKPANLEDILKAFGDSEDPADIPEQPHSIDRLEWEHIQKVLHENNNNVSATARALNMHRRTLQRKLQKKPVKR
- a CDS encoding argininosuccinate synthase — its product is MSDIKKVVLAYSGGLDTSVIVRWLQETYNCEVVTFTADIGQGEEVEPARAKAKAMGVKEIYIDDLREEFARDFVFPMFRANAIYEGEYLLGTSIARPLIAKRLIEIANETGATAISHGATGKGNDQVRFELGAYALKPGIHIIAPWREWDLSSRESLMAYCKDHDIPVDYANAKKKSPYSMDANLLHISYEGGNLEDPWWEAEDPDMWRWTVAPEQAPDKPTYLEISYEKGDITAINGEAMSPATVMEYLNKVGGENGIGRLDIVENRYVGMKSRGCYETPAGTIMMKAHRGIESITLDREAAHLKDELMPRYAKLLYNGYWWSPERKMLQVAIDESQKVVNGDVRVKLYKGAVSVVGRRSPDSLFDEKIATFEDDAGAYDQKDAEGFIKLNALRLRIAADKGRDIL
- a CDS encoding flagellar protein MotY, with protein sequence MLLKKYLSTLLPVAALLLVASSAGWAVKYAAPMSSAEWNLELSPFECRMWQPIPVYGDAVFQYRAGEKQKFFLAPSRKAMKTGKALLVSSPPVWDGTRPSQKLGYVPVNDSNRPVLLQSIQANQLLTELEKGMTPMFTRQAWYSDTERVHIGLSSINFRKSYQEYRQCLAGLLPVNFDQIAKSRLRFDTARWELTSDSIKRLDTIVHYVRADPSVTGFYVDGHTDDMGRRLANLDLSKKRAEAVTRYLVTQGIDESLITTRYHGERYPMARNKNAKSRELNRRVTIRLERSAL
- the pyrC gene encoding dihydroorotase, whose amino-acid sequence is MTTLEITRPDDWHVHLRDGDALADTAPAMARYFGRAIIMPNLVPPVMNAQQADDYKARINAAQADSPRQFEPLMVLYLTDNTSADDIRAAKLAGIVACKLYPAGATTNSDSGVTDIKKLYPVLQAMQEQGVLLLVHGEVTDQHIDIFDREQAFIDSILKPLVDDFPQLKVVLEHITTQDAVEFVSNSQGNVAATITAHHLLYNRNHMLAGGIRPHYYCLPILKRNSHQQALIAAATSGNPRFFLGTDSAPHILGNKESNCGCAGCYTAYAAIELYAEAFEQAGALAKLEAFASHFGPDFYGLARNSDTITLNKTPWQVPAQFNLGGQPLIPLRAGETLHWQVEPKLA